The segment GTTCCTCGCGGGCCTTCAGATGGCGTTCGGTGACGTCGCGCGCTACGGCCACGGAGCCAGCAACGGCTCCGTCGGCGTCGTATACCAGCGCGAAGGACATTTCCACGTATAGAGCACGATCCGGATCGGCGTGCAGCCCTTTGGTGAGCCGAGCGCGCCGTCCGCCGGTGGTCGCGCCGCGCTCGAGTGCGGCGTCGAAACCGCGCCAGTGTGCTTCTCGGAGCTCTTCGGGGACGATGAGGTCGAGGTTCTGTCCGAGCGCCTCGCTCTGAGCAAATCCGAAGACGGCGTGCGCTCCGTCGTTCCAGTGGCGAACTACTCCGTCGGTGTCGGCAAAGATGACCGCGTCGGCGATTGCGGCGAGGATCTGCAGGTCAGGGACCTCCGCTGAGTTACTCATCGTGTCCTCTCTATATTTATGAACAGTGATATCTATCGATCCTGATCGAGCCACAGAAGCGCGGGCGCCTCGAGTAGTTCGATGATGCGAGCAATGAACCCGGCGGCATCCGCGCCATCGACCACGCGGTGATCGAAGGAGGACGAGAGGTTCATAACGCGGCGAGTGCGCACCTGACCTTGGTGCAGCGTGAGTTGCTCGCGAATGCGGTTCACGCCGATGATCGCGACCTCGGGTGCGTTGATGATCGGGGTACTCACCAGACCACCGCGCGCGCCAAGGCTGGTGATGGTGATGGTGGACCCGGTGAGATCCGAGAGAGCAATTCGGGCCTCGACGGCCGCCTCGGAGAGGTCGCGGACCGCGGCGGCGTTTGTAGAAATATCAGCAGCATCGGCATTGCGAACGACAGGAACCAGCAGCCCGTTAGGGGTCTGCGTCGCGATGCCGAGGTGCACCGCGTCGTGCACCTCGAGCGTTTCGGCGTCATGGTCGTATCGGGCATTGAGCTGTGGGAAGTCTCGTAGCGCGATGCAGACTGCGCGCATCAGGAACGGCAGCAGCGTGAGCCGGGTGTCACCGGTCGAGTTCAATCGAGCGCGGAGGTCTTCGACGGCCCCAACGTCCGCCTCCTCCACATAACTGAAGTGCGGGATCCGGTGCGCTTCCTGCATTCGCCGGGCGATGTGTCTGCGTAAACCAGTCAGTGGGACGTCAGTAACCGCGCGTGCGCCAGCGAGTGTGGGCGGCTGCGCGCGCAGCAGTGCATCCAGATCGGCGTGTACGACCCGTCCATCCGGGCCGGTGCCGGACACGTCACCGAGATCGAGCCCAAGGTCGGCCGCGCGCCGGCGTACTGCGGGGGCTGCGCGCGGGCGCGGTGCATCAGTGTCCGCGGTGGCCGCAGGGGTCGCTGTGGCAGCAGGGGATGGTGCCGGTGACGCGGGCTCCACAGGTGGTTCAACGCCGTCCGATGATGGGTCGGCGGTCGCGGTCGTTATCGCTTCGGTTGCGGGCAGTGCGGCATCCGGCGTCGACGCGGTATCGCTCTCCTCGATCCACAGCAGAGTTCCGCCAACGGGCACGAAATCACCGACCGCGGCAGCCAGGCGAGTGACGATCCCGCTAGCTGGCGCGGGCAGTTCCACGGTCGCCTTGTCGGTCATCACGTCGACCATCGGCTGATCGAGTTCAAGGGTGTCCCCGGCGGCGATATGCCACTGGACTACCTCCGCTTGCGCGACACCTTCGCCGACGTCGGGGAGTTTGATCTGCGACTCGGTCATCTACGCCTCCAGGACGCGCGCGAAGGCAGCTGCGACCCGTTTGGGGCCGGGGAAGTAGTCCCACTCCTGCGCATGCGGGTAAGGCGTATCCCAGCCGGTCACTCGTTCAATCGGCGCCTCGAGGTTATAAAAGCAGGCCTCCTGGACCTGCGCCGACAGCTCCGCGCCGTAACCGCTGGTACGGGTGGCCTCATGGATGATCACGCAGCGTCCGGTTTTTCGGACGGACGACACTATGGTGTCGATGTCCAGCGGCAACAGAGTGCGCAGGTCGATGATCTCGGCATCAACGCCGCTCTCGGTGGCTGCGGCTTCGGCGACGTACACCATCGTCCCGTAAGCGAGCACTGTGACATCAGAACCGGTGCGTCGTACGGCGGCCGCACCGAGCGGCACCGAGTAATACCCATCAGGAACCTCGCCGAGCGGATGCTCGGCCCACGGCACGATGGGGCGCTCGTGATGACCATCGAAGGGGCCGTTGTAGATCCGTTTGGGCTCCAAGAAGATCACCGGATCGTTGTCCTCGATCGCCGAAATCAGTAAGCCTTTGGCGTCGTAGGGGTTGGAGGGGACGATGGTGGTCAGACCGCACACGTGCGTGAAGATGCCCTCCGGGCTCTGGCTGTGCGTCTGGCCGCCATGTATCCCACCGCCGCACGGCATTCGCACCACCAATGGCGCCGTGAACTGTGCGCTGGAGCGGTACCGTAATCGCGCGGCTTCGGAGATGATCTGGTCCAGTCCGGGATACACGTAGTCGGCGAACTGGATCTCCGCAACCGGACGCAGTCCGTAGGCGCCCATGCCGACAGCGATTCCGATGATGCCGCCTTCTGCGATCGGGGTATCGAACACTCGATTCGTTCCATACTTGCGTTGTAGGCCGTCGGTGCATCGGAACACGCCGCCGAAGTAGCCGACGTCCTCGCCGAACACAACGACGCGGTCGTCTCGTTCGAGCATCACGTCCATTGCCGAACGCAGCGCGGCGCTCATCGTCATCGCGCTCATCGCAGCTTCTCCATCCACCTGCGCTGTTGCTGAAGATGCGGTGGTAGTTCCTCGAATACATCCTCGAAGATCGATCGCGGGTCGCCCGAATGCGCATCGAGCAGCGTGCCGTACTGTTCGGCCTCCTGCTGGGCTGCGCGAACCTCGGCGGCGCAGTCGGCGAGCAACTGTTCCTGCTGCCCCGCGGACCATTCGCCGGCAGCGGTGAGGTGAGCGGCGAGCCGTTCGATCGGATCACCCAAGGGCCACGACACCGGCTCCGATTCCGGTCGGTAGCGGGATGGATCATCGGAGGTGGAATGCGCGCCCACTCGATACGTCACCCACTCGATCAACGTCGGTCCGCCATTGGCACGGGCACGTTCGGCCGCCCAGCGAGTAGCCGCCAGCACGGCCAGGTAGTCGTTGGCATCAACGCGCAGCGCTGCGATCCCGTAACCGAGCGCGCGATCGGCGAACGTGGCATGTCCACCAGAGGCAACTGACTGAAACGTCGATATCGCCCATTGGTTGTTGACGACGTTCAGGATGACCGGAGCGCGGTACGTCGCGGCAAACGTCATCGCGTGATGGAAGTCGGCCTCCGCGGTAGCTCCTTCACCGACGACTCCGGATGCGATCCGGTGATCGCCACTGATGCTGGAGGCCATCGCCCAGCCCACGGCCTGCACGAATTGCGTAGCCAGGTTGCCGGAGATGGTGAAGAAATCCACTTCGTTGGCCGAATACATGATCGGCATTTGCCGACCATGTAGCGGGTCGCGGTCGTTGGAGTAGACCTGGCACATCATGGTGACCAGGGGCCAGTCCCGCGCAATCAGCCAGCCCTGTTGGCGGTAAGTCGGGAAGAACATATCGCCGCGCCGTAACGCGAACGCATGCCCGACGGCGAACGCCTCCTCTCCCGTGCATTGCATGTAGAACGATGCTTTGCCCTGCCGGTGCGCAGTGAGCATCCGGGCGTCGTACGCGCGGGTGCGGACCATCGCGCGCAACCCGGCGCGTAATTCGTCGGCGTCCGCTCGTGGGTCCCAGTCGCCGACGGCGATGCCGTCGTTGCCGAGGACTCGGATCAGCGATCGTGATAGATCAGTGATGTCGGCGGGATCGGTCAGTGGATCGGGCCGCCGTACCGCGCCGGCATCGCTGACCTCGACATAAGAGAAGTCCGGCTGCTCACCAGGGCGAGCCGGCGGTTGCGGCACATGAAAGTGCAGCGGTGCTTGCGATGATGATCGGCAAGTGTCCACGTCTCCAGTGGACCACCAACGCGGGCTTTCGGCTAGTAACTAGGCCGGCCACACGCCGGAAGATCCACGCCGGTGGGATCCAAGAAGGTGCGTGTCGACGATGCCGATGGCTTCCATCAACGCGAACATCGTCGTCGGTCCGACGAAACCGAATCCCTGTTTGCGTAGTGCTACCGCGAGCGCTTCGGACTCCGGTGAACGGGTGGGGACGTCCTGCGGCGTCTTCGGGCGAGGCGTGCGGCTCGGCTGGAACGACCACACGAACTCAGCCAGCCCACCGCTATCGCGTAGCCGGATCGTCGCCTGAGCGTTCTTGATGGCAGCACGGATCTTGGCGTTGTTGCGGACGATCGCCGCGTCAGCCATCAGCCGGGTGACATCGGATTCGTCGAACGCAGCTACCTTCTCGGGGTCGAACTGCGCGAACGCATCGCGGAAGGCGGGACGCTTACGCAGGATGGTCGCCCAGGACAGTCCGGACTGGAACGCTTCCAAACTCAGCCGTTCGAACACGCCATGCTCGTCGCGAACCGGCATGCCCCATTCGGTGTCGTAGTAATTGCGAAGCAGTTCGTCACTGGCCGCCCACGACGGACGCGCGAGTCCATCGTCGCCGATGATCAACGCTGCCGGCTCGCTCACGCGACCTCCCGCAATCCTGAGCGCACCATGCGTGCGTATTCGGCCATCTGCTCCGCGTCGCGGTATGGCTGGCGGGGCCAAAAGAACCCACGCAACCCATCGCCCTTGGTACGGGGAACTACGTGCACGTGCAGGTGCGCGATGCTCTGGCTGACGACGTTATTCATCGCCACGAACGTACCCTGAGCGCCGAGCGCACCGGGCATGGTGCGGCTGACGCGCTGCGCTGCCTCGAGCACCAGCGGCATCACATCAGGCGGAAGGTCTGCGAACGTCACGTGATGCTCGCGCGGTACGACAAGAGTATGGCCGTGAAAGACCGGACGACGGTCCAGAAAAGCGATCACGGCAGGTTCATCCAGCACGATCTCAGCCCGGTCGGCACCGGCGATGATGGCGCAGAATGCACAGTCTCGGGACATGCGCGCAGCGTAGCGCGAGTAGTTCACGAGGAGGGACACCGTCGCGCGTAGTGCGTATCTCGTGTAACACTCACCGTCAGTGACGGTCCGCACAGTGGCGACCGCAATGATGACTTCGGGAGGACGCGTGCCGCACACCACGTCGACGAGCGGGGGATCGGCAGCGTCGCCGCTGCGGGGAATGAACATCATTAGCCTCGTCGACGGCGCGTTGCCTGCGTTAGGCAAAGCGCTGGTCGATCTCGGCGCTGACGTCGAAGTACCGACTGCGTCCGGGCGTGGGCAGGACGGCGGGTTCCGCCGGATATTCCAGACGCGCGGTAAGCGACTCATCGCGCTGGAGGCAGATCAATTGGGTGCGCATGTATCCGCGCGGCTCGACGATCTGCACGCGTTGATCGCCAGCCCAGAGGCGTTGGCCGCTGCCGGCCTGCCGAACGCCGATGACCTCGCCGCGCAGCATCCTGCGCTTGTGGTCGCCTTGGTCACCGATTTCGGACTGACCGGACCTCGGGCGAGTTGGCGCGGTACGGATGCGGTGTTTCAAGCGCTCGGCGGTGTGTTGTCGCGTTCGGGGGAACCCGGTGCGGCACCGCTGTTGCCGCCTGGCGAACTCTTTGTTCGCAGCGCCGCCATCCAGCTTGCCTGGACCGTCCTCGCGGCGATCTACCGGGCGACTGAAGGTCGCGGGGGCGGCGTACTTGATTGCTCGGTGTTTGAGGCCGGCGCCGTCAGCCTCGACCCGGTACACGGAATGTCGGGTTCGGGCACTCCGGACATCGTGAATGCGTACGGGCGCCCGGCCGCAGAGCACCTGTACCCGATCTACCGCACGAAGGACGGCTTCGTCCGGTTGTGCGTGCTGGCGAAGGGGCAGTGGGCCGCGCTGAAGGAGTGGATGGGCAATCCGTCGTACTTCCAGGACCCCGAACTCGAGTTGACTCAGGTGCGCCAGGAGTTCCCCGAGCGGGTGCTGCCGCATATCCAGGCTTTCATCGCCGATCGCACTACCGATGACATCGTGCAGGACTGCCGCGAACACCGCATCCCGGCTTCTGGGGTGCTGTCACCGGCCGACGTCCTTGTCGAAGAGCACTTCTGCAGCAGCGGAATCCTACGCACCGTAGGTGACCTCGACGGTCGGCCGATCGTAACCGCCGAAGGGATGGC is part of the Cumulibacter soli genome and harbors:
- a CDS encoding dihydrolipoamide acetyltransferase family protein, coding for MTESQIKLPDVGEGVAQAEVVQWHIAAGDTLELDQPMVDVMTDKATVELPAPASGIVTRLAAAVGDFVPVGGTLLWIEESDTASTPDAALPATEAITTATADPSSDGVEPPVEPASPAPSPAATATPAATADTDAPRPRAAPAVRRRAADLGLDLGDVSGTGPDGRVVHADLDALLRAQPPTLAGARAVTDVPLTGLRRHIARRMQEAHRIPHFSYVEEADVGAVEDLRARLNSTGDTRLTLLPFLMRAVCIALRDFPQLNARYDHDAETLEVHDAVHLGIATQTPNGLLVPVVRNADAADISTNAAAVRDLSEAAVEARIALSDLTGSTITITSLGARGGLVSTPIINAPEVAIIGVNRIREQLTLHQGQVRTRRVMNLSSSFDHRVVDGADAAGFIARIIELLEAPALLWLDQDR
- a CDS encoding DNA-3-methyladenine glycosylase I → MSEPAALIIGDDGLARPSWAASDELLRNYYDTEWGMPVRDEHGVFERLSLEAFQSGLSWATILRKRPAFRDAFAQFDPEKVAAFDESDVTRLMADAAIVRNNAKIRAAIKNAQATIRLRDSGGLAEFVWSFQPSRTPRPKTPQDVPTRSPESEALAVALRKQGFGFVGPTTMFALMEAIGIVDTHLLGSHRRGSSGVWPA
- a CDS encoding HIT family protein; this encodes MSRDCAFCAIIAGADRAEIVLDEPAVIAFLDRRPVFHGHTLVVPREHHVTFADLPPDVMPLVLEAAQRVSRTMPGALGAQGTFVAMNNVVSQSIAHLHVHVVPRTKGDGLRGFFWPRQPYRDAEQMAEYARMVRSGLREVA
- a CDS encoding thiamine pyrophosphate-dependent enzyme, which encodes MDTCRSSSQAPLHFHVPQPPARPGEQPDFSYVEVSDAGAVRRPDPLTDPADITDLSRSLIRVLGNDGIAVGDWDPRADADELRAGLRAMVRTRAYDARMLTAHRQGKASFYMQCTGEEAFAVGHAFALRRGDMFFPTYRQQGWLIARDWPLVTMMCQVYSNDRDPLHGRQMPIMYSANEVDFFTISGNLATQFVQAVGWAMASSISGDHRIASGVVGEGATAEADFHHAMTFAATYRAPVILNVVNNQWAISTFQSVASGGHATFADRALGYGIAALRVDANDYLAVLAATRWAAERARANGGPTLIEWVTYRVGAHSTSDDPSRYRPESEPVSWPLGDPIERLAAHLTAAGEWSAGQQEQLLADCAAEVRAAQQEAEQYGTLLDAHSGDPRSIFEDVFEELPPHLQQQRRWMEKLR
- a CDS encoding PAS domain-containing protein is translated as MSNSAEVPDLQILAAIADAVIFADTDGVVRHWNDGAHAVFGFAQSEALGQNLDLIVPEELREAHWRGFDAALERGATTGGRRARLTKGLHADPDRALYVEMSFALVYDADGAVAGSVAVARDVTERHLKAREERAARRRAAAATNE
- a CDS encoding alpha-ketoacid dehydrogenase subunit beta codes for the protein MSAMTMSAALRSAMDVMLERDDRVVVFGEDVGYFGGVFRCTDGLQRKYGTNRVFDTPIAEGGIIGIAVGMGAYGLRPVAEIQFADYVYPGLDQIISEAARLRYRSSAQFTAPLVVRMPCGGGIHGGQTHSQSPEGIFTHVCGLTTIVPSNPYDAKGLLISAIEDNDPVIFLEPKRIYNGPFDGHHERPIVPWAEHPLGEVPDGYYSVPLGAAAVRRTGSDVTVLAYGTMVYVAEAAATESGVDAEIIDLRTLLPLDIDTIVSSVRKTGRCVIIHEATRTSGYGAELSAQVQEACFYNLEAPIERVTGWDTPYPHAQEWDYFPGPKRVAAAFARVLEA